The Aedes albopictus strain Foshan chromosome 2, AalbF5, whole genome shotgun sequence region CCCCCACTAAAAAATGTACTCAAGAGTAGGttaattcaacccaagacccccctcattcaagtcaattttgagtaaaccgacattttcccaaaataaggcaatccatgagacagatgcgatcagctgattttttttgtttaccatgtatttttgacatcggatgatcggggtgacagttgaacacaaaggaatttgttaagcaccaacgacacttgacgaaactttgttaagttgtactcacactgtatttacacttttggctgtcacccccatcgcgaaaagtcgccatggattgccttattggcTTATTGGAGTCAAGGACTCCCTTTGGATAGATGCAtctttgtttgtttttgacaacatcggtgagccagagagggaaaaccTCGGGGAAAACAATTTAATTTTGGgtaacgagtttattcgatatactcaattttgagtaaaatcgacccaaatattaggtagtttggattttccgtgcAGGCTTTAGGCACGAACAGATGTGTATCAACTATAGACCtagctatagacactatagattccaaaGACTCGCGCAAACATGGTTGAGGAATACGATTTCagtgtgttttgccgtgaatttagagtgtaccgagcgaatatgacgtcacgcaatccattgttgcTATTGAAATCgtaacgtcatgctcgtttggctacacgaactgacagttcgtttggctacacacgcagaaaaaagcatggtaaaatcaaaaatatttcaggtaaactcaaataaattgtcaatttgttctggcaagaaaaataaaactgtttggagcaaatcgaacgtcacatttgaagcaaattcaatccatttttgaaacaaacatgcatcttctgacagattatgttagaaacaaatgtaaaaattagtgttttttgtggcaggtcggccctacggaaatatttgttttccaattaattttacaaagtcatttccttctctaggaaaacccactttcaatgccagcatcatgtagataacatcccgcataatcactaactgtaaatgcagcgtttctcatactgttgatgactattagcaattgtcatttTACCATATCTTAAACTATCCcagataacagtaagataaccataccACGTATACATTTGCCCATTTCACAAATGGTaagccgccaaattacagtatgtggaataggcggttaagataggttaccataaaaaatcgctcattttctcgaacaaatttttcgcaatacagtaaagaatATGGTCGATATATTATCCAGATTTTCGGACAATTCATTGCATAGCAAATGGTTGGGGAACAGTTTaactataaaattaaaaaaaaaaaatgaatactgTATGTATAACAAGTGATTTATAGTACTCCATAGTAGAATACCTGCATTCCTTATTGCATACATAAAGTTATGAAGAGAGAAACGAACTCAATAAGAATTAATGAAACAATAACTTTTATTAATTTCACCGTAATAGACAAAACCATCCtatattcaataaaattttgtTCTCTGCTACAGCTTAAAACTTGCGTACCGTTGTCAGCAGGATTCTGGGAAAGTCACGAAATGCCCGAAAAACTTCAGCCGCTGGCTTGGAAGATAATTGCGGGGATCGAAGCAAGGGAAATTCAATCCACACTTAATTGTCCTAGTGTTGGAAGCGCAACCGCGCATAAGGATATGCCTACACAAGAAATATAGACAATTTTCAGTTCACTGTTCAACTGTAGAAACACCAGAACCTTGCTGGTGGCACAAAATACTCACTGGGGGTGGACGGTGCACTCCATCCCTCATTGTCGAGCCGTCCGGATGATCCGTGAGATTGTTGTTTTGTTTCAGCGGCATTGGAATTTCCAACTGCAGGCCACCGACCACTAACACCTCCGGGTGGAAACCATTTCCTACTACGAGGAGAAAAGATACATTGTAGGTTTTCGTTGGGTAGATACAATTTCTCCGTTAGATAAAATACTTACCACTTTCTAGTACGTTAACTGCTGCtgctggttgttttttttttttgttttgaaagttGTCATTACAGCCATCACCCGATTTTCATTGGTTCACAAATACCGATGCATGCAACTGCTCGGCATATTGTTAAACATCAGTAACATATAGTGAACCGCACGTGTGTAAGTGTGTTGCTTGGTGTGTTGCTCGGACTAAGCACAAACAATTTGATATAAGGTGAGTTAATATAGCCACCATTACTTGAGAACTTCCATCTCCATATCATTTAACAATACTTGCACAGTATAATATAATGTTACAACTCGGTATGCATTGCATATACCGTAATTTATAGTCGATTACGTTGCACCTCACATTCTGCGACATAAAAGCAACTATTTGTCATACATTAACAACAACAGATACAAGACATTTACTGTTTGGAGATTAAGACAAACTGTAAATCTTTATGCGGGATACGCtctcgaaatcaatgggatttcgtagaaacttttggtgaaacttgacttttttgcaagaggaaatcttgtttggtgctgcagctggaacttgagagttttgtttatgttctcgacggcggaacgggtggctcttcaatgggtattgtagaaatcaatatttaattgagttagtttgaaaaattaatattttagttttaaaaattttatcagtttaccgaataaacatgaatatttttgtttcaaacgaacgaaatttgtttccgtgcagttgtcttcgcctccgcgagtctatggaatctatagtgtctatagtatcAACTATTAAGTCTATTGTGTATCTtcaaacaaatttgaagtttcgaggtggaagtcgtgaaattggcttctttaacggagttgagataattccatattctgaatctgcatgtcaaactgagctgaaatccaaattttcatgaattttggtgccgggaacctattttaaaatcagtttgaagtttgtagggGAGCGATCTGTCGAAttacccctcgttgcattttgtactgggcggagctgtcaagcagttgaccagctgtcaaaaggtgattttaaaaaatctcttagaaaTTGAATTAaggcaccaaaataaagttctaaaaatctgaaaaaaatcctagtggctcaaaaaaggtgctctttcgtataaaatcataatatcagtacattttttcaaatttaaaaacccaattgtcacttggagaactagattggaatgaatttccatgggaaaataaaaaatatcatcaaagcgtgctacgtcgtctccctatggtccactgcacgaatttgttctggcctgcttactctcacacggacgtttaagaggtgtcggcaccgcttaaACGACAAATTTCCTGtgcgagtaagcaggccagcataaattcgtgcagtggtccATGCTCGCTGTACACGCTCGTAGAAAACCACTcaaaagtgagtcgttttcgactaGTGAATCGTGtttgttcgttggggcaactgacaactgatcaaaatgctctagacacatgcTTGTGACGAGAGaaacgtcacgaaacactcacatttgcacaaacgttctgtatataggagctgcgatgcgacggcggtcagacgtcaagcTCGTTtggcatcgattttgacattgacagtgctttttagttgggttttgccccaaccagtgaacatttaaCTATCGAGacagccaacgaacgaatcgggactgtatccGATAGAATCTCCTTTGCTTCAACGGTGTCGTtcgtgtagtgtctacctaatggttgtgcgcaTAGTATATCTACCTacatcttcttttgaaggatataaaagtggcgacgaggatcaaggaacgtgtaattttgagttattctaaaattatttccttttggttttcaggttgttgtaataacaaattgttatttttgtggagaacggaattgttcttttatggtaagattgccattatgttgtgaacaaaATGTTCTTTTTGGCTgatgttgcattgacgaaattgtctttttgttttagtaataacgaaatgttattttttgtggtgaacgaaattgttcttttgtggcggaattgtcatatgtttttgtgttatttgtaattttttggtaaagttgccgatgtcgggatagcgaaatcgtctttttgtttttgtagttttgttaacgaacagatatgttctttgaaagtgacggactcgtcagtttatttgtgcCATCATTATTTTGATGatgaatgttattttttgaagttttctaaaggggaaaggactgtagtgtctacctaatggttgtgcgcaTAGTATATCTACCTacatcttcttttgaaggatataaaagttcGAAATTCAGTGAATCTGTTTCTTTCTCCTGCCATAAATTCTCGCTCCTGGTGTGTCCGGTGTTTTGTGCTTCCCAAAATCTACGGCAACTCCCCCGCATGCGCTGCATCCAGGATTCCGAACTTCGGAATCCGAAGTTCGGGGAACACTCTTAATTATTTTCtgcgaatcgatgtcaaacaaaCCTTCTGAAACAAACTGAACTGTCAAAATGGATTTGGAACAGGCAAAACAGTTCCAAAAAAATAGATCGGGAAACTGGAATAAAACAAATTTTAAGCAAAATTTAGAACACTGCAGTGTGCACGGTGCACGCGGAATTTTTCAGGTTGGTCCAAAAATTTGGAACAAAACAAGGATTTGGAcctaggtggtgcgaatagaagcggttttatttttcaagctagctaacacacacctacacactcccggcacacagcttgtaaacacgcacgagcgttcaattttcttgcaaccacctctctcagcgcggttgtcaaatacgccgtcgcgacgctgttcggaaatggtaaacatgatcaatccacctttattccaattttgttctcgtgttaaaagtttattattttccattcgcgatggaaattttgaggaatagttgttaaaaaattagctgaaataggctcaacacaatgtttatccttctcctcgctttccaacggcttggcagcggcaaatggagaaATCGTGACAACATTTTTGATtacatccgcagcacctagataacaatactcttcaatcaatcacacaggttcaaaaaggtttaacataaccttaatcttcaatgtttggctcccgatgtttggctcccgttAAGAGagtatattgagtcagtccgcgacactcagatttggaccaccagtgaagttgcccttagggaacgttcaaaaattacgtccaacatttgggggaggggggggtctagaaaagtgtgacagtacgtgtattggatatagggaaattgcgtgacagaggggggtgggggggtctagaaatcccgaaaaacgatggacgtaatttttgaatcatcCCTTAGCGTGTGATGCAACATTATCCTGAGACAACGCAGCTGCGTGATATCGCGCGCTAACCGGTTGAGAAGATACGAGCAAAACAGAAACACGAAAAAATATAAACTAGCGCAGTCGTTTGGTTGGCGCGCGCGGCGCgaatttatcctgtaatttctTGAATTCTCGTAAACGACAGTTTTTAAAATTCAAATCATTCTTTTTAAAATAAACTTACTGTACTAGTAATTAAAATTCGTGAACGAACATAGAATAGCAAAATATGGCTCCGAATGTGGCGGCCGCGATAATAAAACTCGGTCAACAGAAGAAGAACGACGAGTTGAAAGAGATCTTGGAGCGGATTCCCAATAAGGAGGTAAGCTTAGGAGCCATCATCTGCTGCGGTAAATAATACTGTCCGACATTCCAGCTGACGGATCTGGTGTCATCCAGCATAACTTCCACCGATGGCTGCACACTGTGGCACTTTATTCTGCTGGGCTTGGCTCACTCGAGCAAATCGAAGGAGAAACGGTTCCAGGTCACTCTGGCCGTGCTGAACCAGCTGAACAAAACCGAACTCGGCACCAAGGTGGTGTTCGACATTGTCTCTCGGCTCGTGCTGGACCTGCCCAAGTTCAGCTCGGAACAGCTGGTGGAGATTATGGAGTACTGTGTGGACTCGATCCGCGCTGGCGATCCCAAATGTATGGGCTGGAAGGATCTGTTCCCGGATGTGCTGAAGCTGTTGAACGAGCAGGTGGGGAAGTTCAGCGCCAATGGGTTTATCATGACCGGAAGCGAATACCGCAAGAAGGTGCTGGACGATCTGTTCAAGATGAAGATTCACAATGGGATTTTGACGTCGTTCACCGGGATGTTGCGAGAGGTGCAGCTGAGCAAGGACGAAACAACCCTAGCGGTGGGTAAGATTTGCGATGCCATTCGTGGGTTTGAGCCGTTGGAGATTCCGGCACTGTCGTTCCAGCTGTTCCATTTGTGCTTGAAGTATAGTAGTTTGCTGGTGCTGCCGATCTACGCGCTGCAGAAGTACTTCCACAAACATTACTACAAAAAGATGCTGTCCAACGACGGAGGGGACAGTACGGATTTCGATAGTATCGGTAAGTTTGTTGTTTGGACTTTTATGGTACCATTTAATTCAAATGCTGCAATATCCTTTTCAGAACCCGTTTCGGACAAGGAGATCCGTGAAGCGGAGGAAACGGTGCTCTACCACCTGTCCAATGTGACCGAGTTTCGTTTGGACGAGTCTCAGGTGGTGGCCATGTTCAAGCCATTCCAAAACATTCCGGAGTTTCTGCTGACGCCGTTCGCCATCAGTGCCTTGATTGCCATGAGCAAGATCAACCGCATGCCGGACACCATGAAGGTAGTGGCCTCACCGGTGATGGCCTTTCTGGCCAAACTGGTAGTAGAGAACGAAAACGAGAAGGATCTTTGTCGGCACTCGGCTTGGTGCCGGGGACGGATCGAAAGCGGCGCCGTTCCGGATGTGGAACGCATTCTGGCCATCATGACCGAACACAGCCAGGAGGGGATGGAAGTGGTCACGCCGGGAGTGATCCACTTTGCGTTCGCACTGCTGATTGCGAAGAAGCAGCCCAAGCTACATGCGATTGCCATatcatttctgcagaatttcgtcAAGAAGCGATTCATTTTCGGGAATGGAATCGTTGGAAAGCTGAAGCAGTATTTGTTTGCCGAGCTGGACTCGATGCAGTTTTCTGAGTGTTTGAACACGTTGAGTTTGACCAGTGCACTGACACTTTCGGAGTGTACCAGTTCGATC contains the following coding sequences:
- the LOC109420949 gene encoding Fanconi anemia group I protein homolog encodes the protein MAPNVAAAIIKLGQQKKNDELKEILERIPNKELTDLVSSSITSTDGCTLWHFILLGLAHSSKSKEKRFQVTLAVLNQLNKTELGTKVVFDIVSRLVLDLPKFSSEQLVEIMEYCVDSIRAGDPKCMGWKDLFPDVLKLLNEQVGKFSANGFIMTGSEYRKKVLDDLFKMKIHNGILTSFTGMLREVQLSKDETTLAVGKICDAIRGFEPLEIPALSFQLFHLCLKYSSLLVLPIYALQKYFHKHYYKKMLSNDGGDSTDFDSIEPVSDKEIREAEETVLYHLSNVTEFRLDESQVVAMFKPFQNIPEFLLTPFAISALIAMSKINRMPDTMKVVASPVMAFLAKLVVENENEKDLCRHSAWCRGRIESGAVPDVERILAIMTEHSQEGMEVVTPGVIHFAFALLIAKKQPKLHAIAISFLQNFVKKRFIFGNGIVGKLKQYLFAELDSMQFSECLNTLSLTSALTLSECTSSINYILEYLLLIDGIHAMRIMTFLFPLIRISHTIRDAFIEVLRKAMYHSEAHTRMMGVFGFCALLKQLKNNNSRRAVLGGSAGNLTQLSISGMSLLSQSMLGRADNPDMHFDMLTLEILGILRRCFTQTAEIRELLYESLGRAVEFNGKLLPHVLQFIDWHFSSYFSESLEGTLEIDFEKCVRYRCDSGEDGDADEQQQQQLEIYDNVGKLTAFMVHCVVLCNQQDIEYDTEGVTKHLKTVVEQIEKVTLDSLGIIGTLDAKTSVIGCHYLNTIEAGMAYCIWNAKPDNSSLKDLLKLFKHHQISYDKIKKMEPKKAGRKPNNETIASTAAAAGGSSKSVSFKPENIWDLATVERLLRILFG